The genomic region TATCACCTTGGCGTGCTGCGGGCAGTGGCTCAGGCAGTTGCCGCAGCCGATGCAGCGCTCGGGGATGATCTCGGTATAGCTTTTCTCCACCTTGATCGCTTTCACGGGGCAGCTTCGGACGCAGGAGTAGCATTTGCGGCAATGGTCGGTAATGGTGACGATGGGGTACATTCGGCCTCTTCTCGCGGGAACTTGTTTAATGAGTACAGCGGGGATTGTATAGGAATCGGGAAAAGTGTGCAACAACTGGCACAAAATCGGTCAAATTTTAGGCAAAAAAAACCCTAGCGACTAGGAGGGCAAGTCGGCTAGGGGAAGGAGGATCCTTTGATCCTCCGCAACTCTGTTATCTATTCCCATTATACCCAGCAGGAAATTTAACTGCAACGAGTTAAATGCAATTAATCAGAGAGTTCTTTCGCCGGCGTAGTTAATGAGGTTGGCGGCCGTACCGCTTTCACCGCTATGAGCCGGTTTTCCTGCGTTGCGCGGTGCGCTTCCGCTGTGGTATAAGTTACCGGAAATTCTTTACCCCGTAAGGATAACCCTAATGGGAATCAACACCGAATAACAGTGCCGTCCGGCGACCCCGCGTCGTCTTGATGGGCTGGGTCACGAGGAATAGTCATGGATCTTCCCTTACACTTACTGCGGCTAATTTTCACCTCGCTGCTGGTGCTGCTGCCGCTCCAGCTTTTTGCGGCGCCCCTCCCGAAGCTGACCGAGCTGCCCCTCGGAGTGCGCTGGTACAGCATCAAGCTCGGCGACGAGCGCGTCGGCTTCAGCCGGCTAACCATCACCCGGACCGATACGGGGTACCGCATCGATTCCGAGGGTAGCGTGAAGATGCGGGTGATGGGGTTCTCCAGGGAGGCCACCTCGAAAGAGTCCTATCTGGTTGCCCGGGACCTGGTGCTGCAATCGTTCTCGGCTGAGAACCGCATCGACGGCAGCCCGGTCGCCATCACCGGCGAGGTCACTCCCAGAGGTGTGGCCATCGTTTCCCGGTCCGGTAGCGGACAGAAGGAGCGGACCCTGAAGTTGAAGGGAGCGCTCTACCCCCCCCACGCGCTGAACCTCTACCCGCTCATGCAGGGCGCGTCCAAGGGGAAAAGCTACAAGCTCTCCGTCCTGGACGTGGAAGCGCAGAAGGTTAAGAAACTCAAGGTGGAGGTGGTAGGCGAGGAGACGCTTCCCCCCGGGCGGACGGCGGTCCATCTGAAAAACGACGTCTACCCCATGGTCGACAACGATATCTGGGTGGACCTCCAGGGGAACGTGCTCAAGGAATCGGTGCGCGAGGGGTTGGTGGTCACCGAGGCCGAGGACGAGGCGACGGCCCGTGCCGAACTGGCACGTGACGCGCTCTGCAAGACGGACCTGATTCTGGATTTCAGCATGATCCGTGTCACCCCTCCCATAGAGCGTCCCGCCCAATTGCAGAAGCTTGTGCTGGAGCTGACAGGCTTCCCTACCAACCTGCCGCTCTTACAGGGGAAAAGGCAGCAGGTGCTGCGCCAGCCGGACGGCACGGTGCTTATCACTCTGCCCAACCCCGCCCCTGTCGAAGAGGCGCCCCCGACCGCCGCCGATCGGGAACCGGCGGAGCGGATACCGAGCGATCACCCGGAGATAAAGGCGAAAGCCTCAGAGATACGTGGAAGCGAGCAGGATCCGGCACGGGTAGCCCGGCTTCTGTCCGACTGGGTGGCCCGCGAGATCAAGGGGGCCGTCACCGACAGCCAGTCTTCACTGGAAACGCTGAAAAGCCGCAGCGGCAACTGCCAGAGCCACGCGAGGCTCTACGCTTCACTGGCCCGCGCCGCCGGGATCCCGACCCGCTTCGTCTCAGGCATCGTCTACCAGGGAGAGGGCTTTCTCTACCATAGCTGGGCCGAAAGCTACCTGGGGGGAGCCTGGGTCCCCATCGACCCCACTTTCGGGGAGATGCCGGCCAACCTGAGCCACGTCAAGTTCGTGGACGGGGAAACGCTGGACGAGATGGGGGCACTGGCGGGAATGATCGGGAAGGTACGGGCGAAAGTCTTGGAATTAAAGTACTGAGTTGAAGGCAACATCAGGGAACCGGGGCGGCCTGTAAAGACCGCCCCGCTTTTTGTTGCACGATCCAGTTGCTAGGCCTGGCAGCATTCCCGATTGGCCACCTCACCCAGAGTTTTCAGCTCCTTCAGATCTGCCTGCTTCTTTACGCTATTCATATAGCACACAGCCTGAACCGCCAGTGCCAGCGCATAAAAAGCGCCGAGCACCATGAATAAAGTTCCCATTCCTAACTCCTTTGAGCCTGCAACCAGCTGGCTATTATCCGCTCGCTGCGAGTGCTCAACCGTCATTGTTATACTCCCTTACCTGCATAGCAGCATCCGTGCCGCCAGCCTCTTGGCCGTAACCACGTGTTTTCTTTTACGTGATAAGGGAATTGTCACATAGTAATAAAATCGATGTTCCAGGTTGGAACGGGGCAGGTGTTACGTAGACGAACACAGCAGCTACTCGCAGCTATTTCCCCATGGCCTCCACTATCTCCCTGCGGGCTTCGCCGATAGTGAGCGGGATGCGCGCGAAGGGGAGCCCCTCGTCGTGCTTCAGCTTGTAGATCAGCTCGGCTATGTGAGGCAGGCGCAGCTTTACGTTGGCCAGTTCGTCGGGCGCGGTGAAGACTTCTTC from Citrifermentans bremense harbors:
- a CDS encoding transglutaminase-like domain-containing protein, with protein sequence MDLPLHLLRLIFTSLLVLLPLQLFAAPLPKLTELPLGVRWYSIKLGDERVGFSRLTITRTDTGYRIDSEGSVKMRVMGFSREATSKESYLVARDLVLQSFSAENRIDGSPVAITGEVTPRGVAIVSRSGSGQKERTLKLKGALYPPHALNLYPLMQGASKGKSYKLSVLDVEAQKVKKLKVEVVGEETLPPGRTAVHLKNDVYPMVDNDIWVDLQGNVLKESVREGLVVTEAEDEATARAELARDALCKTDLILDFSMIRVTPPIERPAQLQKLVLELTGFPTNLPLLQGKRQQVLRQPDGTVLITLPNPAPVEEAPPTAADREPAERIPSDHPEIKAKASEIRGSEQDPARVARLLSDWVAREIKGAVTDSQSSLETLKSRSGNCQSHARLYASLARAAGIPTRFVSGIVYQGEGFLYHSWAESYLGGAWVPIDPTFGEMPANLSHVKFVDGETLDEMGALAGMIGKVRAKVLELKY